In the Larimichthys crocea isolate SSNF chromosome XXI, L_crocea_2.0, whole genome shotgun sequence genome, one interval contains:
- the nudt7 gene encoding peroxisomal coenzyme A diphosphatase NUDT7, with product MHTKEETIAVLKHFDIGNKFSFLPVLPKASVLIPLFVKNGQLQTLMTLRSKELRTSAGEVCFPGGKRDPSDRDDVDTALREAEEEIGLPPDEVQVVCRLFPIINKSGLLVTPVVGFIDESFCPCPNPAEVSAVFSVPLDFFTSQKDHHGTHGVAGMMVPLHSFYFVDPTSGSQYHIWGLTAMLAILVAALALKKKPEFDVGFDSEDPSTFFQQILHRRISKL from the exons ATGCATACTAAAGAGGAGACGATAGCCGTGTTAAAGCACTTTGACATCGGCAACAAGTTCTCCTTCCTGCCGGTGCTGCCCAAAGCCTCGGTGCTGATCCCACTGTTTGTAAAGAACGGACAGCTGCAGACTCTGATGACCCTGCGCTCAAAAGAG CTGAGGACCAGTGCTGGTGAGGTGTGTTTTCCTGGTGGGAAGAGAGACCCCAGTGACAGAGATGATGTGGACACAGCtctgagagaggcagaggaggagatagGTCTACCACCTGATGAGGTCCAGGTGGTCTGTAGATTGTTCCCCATCATCAATAAG AGCGGCCTGTTGGTGACTCCAGTGGTTGGCTTCATAGATGAGTCATTTTGCCCCTGTCCAAACCCAGCTGAGGTCAGTGCCGTGTTCTCAGTCCCTCTGGACTTCTTCACCAGCCAGAAGGACCACCATGGTACTCACGGCGTTGCTGGGATGATGGTGCCGTTGcactctttttattttgtggacCCTACGTCAGGAAGCCAGTATCACATATGGGGACTTACTGCCATGCTGGCCATACTGGTTGCTGCCCTCGCTCTGAAGAAAAAACCTGAGTTTGATGTTGGTTTTGACTCTGAGGATCCGTCAACGTTTTTCCAACAGATTCTACATAGAAGAATTAGTAAACTGTAA
- the hprt1l gene encoding hypoxanthine phosphoribosyltransferase 1, like → MASYLQIADDEKGHELDLFCVPRHYENDLDKVIIPHGLIMDRTERLARDIMRDMGGHHIVALCVLKGGYKFFADLLDYIKALNQNSDKSVPLTVDFIRVKSYCNDKSTNNVKVIGGDELSSLSGKNVLIVEDIVETGRTMQTLLSLLSECNPKMVKVVSLLVKRTPRSSGYRPDYIGFEVPDAFLVGYALDYNEYFRDLSHICILNDQAKEKYKV, encoded by the exons ATGGCTTCGTATCTGCAG ATCGCTGATGATGAGAAAGGCCATGAACTGGACCTTTTCTGTGTCCCGAGACATTATGAGAACGATTTGGACAAGGTGATCATCCCCCATGGACTCATCATGGACAG GACAGAGCGTCTCGCCCGTGACATAATGCGGGACATGGGGGGACACCACATCGTAGCTCTGTGCGTGTTAAAAGGGGGCTACAAGTTCTTCGCCGATCTCTTGGACTACATTAAAGCACTGAACCAGAACAGCGATAAATCAGTCCCGCTGACGGTGGATTTCATTAGGGTGAAGAGCTACTGT AATGACAAGTCGACAAACAACGTCAAAGTCATAGGAGGGGATGAGCTGTCCAGTCTCTCAGGCAAG AATGTTTTGATTGTTGAG GATATTGTCGAGACAGGAAGGACGATGCAGACGCTACTTTCTCTGCTGAGTGAATGTAATCCCAAGATGGTTAAAGTAGTAAG CCTTTTGGTGAAAAGGACCCCGAGGAGTTCAGGGTACAGACCAGACT ACATTGGTTTTGAAGTTCCTGATGCCTTTCTGGTGGGTTACGCTTTGGACTACAATGAGTACTTCAGAGATCTCAGT CACATCTGTATACTGAATGATCAAGCCAAGGAGAAGTACAAAGTGTGA